The following proteins are co-located in the Polystyrenella longa genome:
- a CDS encoding ThuA domain-containing protein, translated as MQRWLTHFLMIGLICGGMSLSETLHAAEKVKILMVTQSAGFVHGSVNRKEKTLSPSEIAMTQLAQQTGEFEVHCTQDSAADFTKENLQNYDLVMFYTTGNLPIAEEDLEYFFNEWLPTKGHGVIGIHSATDTFHEYEPFWDMIGGTFNGHPWTSNGKVTLSVNDTKNPMMKSFGEEYVIQDEIYQYKNWQPEKVRVLLSINMAKSKVKRPYMVPVAWIKDYGEGRVYVNNLGHREETWSNPDFLKSIQEGIKWTSGQIEADATPNPEVSAELEAKAKKDTKAAAE; from the coding sequence CAGAGACACTCCATGCGGCTGAGAAGGTCAAAATACTGATGGTGACCCAAAGCGCCGGCTTTGTTCATGGTTCCGTTAACCGGAAGGAAAAGACTCTTTCTCCTTCTGAAATCGCGATGACTCAACTTGCGCAGCAAACGGGTGAGTTTGAAGTTCATTGCACTCAAGACTCTGCCGCCGACTTTACAAAAGAGAATCTCCAGAATTACGATCTGGTCATGTTTTACACGACTGGTAATTTGCCGATCGCGGAAGAGGACCTGGAGTACTTCTTCAATGAGTGGTTACCCACTAAAGGACACGGTGTCATTGGGATTCACTCAGCCACCGATACCTTTCACGAATACGAACCATTCTGGGATATGATTGGCGGAACTTTTAACGGCCATCCCTGGACTTCCAACGGCAAAGTGACACTTTCTGTCAACGACACGAAAAACCCAATGATGAAGTCGTTCGGCGAAGAATACGTCATTCAGGATGAGATCTATCAGTATAAGAATTGGCAACCTGAAAAAGTGCGTGTCTTGCTAAGCATCAACATGGCCAAGAGTAAAGTAAAACGGCCTTACATGGTGCCCGTCGCCTGGATTAAAGATTACGGAGAAGGACGGGTTTACGTCAACAATCTGGGACACCGCGAGGAAACCTGGTCCAACCCTGATTTCCTGAAATCAATTCAGGAAGGCATCAAATGGACTTCAGGACAAATTGAAGCCGATGCCACCCCCAACCCGGAAGTGTCCGCTGAATTGGAAGCGAAAGCCAAGAAAGATACGAAAGCCGCTGCTGAATAA